A genomic window from Erythrobacter sp. BLCC-B19 includes:
- a CDS encoding acetyl-CoA hydrolase/transferase family protein, with protein sequence MTATAAPDIHDLAAWLKPGDRIVMGQACGEPSSLVDALIAQGSAIPGLSLFIATSFSGAFTPDTASAFALSSMGAIGQLRGMATGGHLRIVPCHVSQIGPLIEAGIIGCDVAMIQVSRADEHGNHSCGLIADYVRAAVARARVVIAEVNAAVPFTFGETIHASEIDVAVHVDRAPVEVPAAPVSDTDAAIARHCAAFIGDGAVIQTGVGAVPDAILRLLNDRKDLGVHSGMLGDGLADLVEAGVITNARKEIDAGVSINGALIGTRRLFAFCHRNPAIRMCATSYTHDAAVLGQLSRLVSINSAIEVDLTGQVNAEASGSTYLGGTGGQVDFVRAAARSPGGHALIVLASTAKGGAVSKIVPVLSGPVTTARSEVDVIVTEYGAAQLKGRSLAERAQALVAIAHPAFRETLEREALAIARRGF encoded by the coding sequence ATGACGGCCACGGCCGCCCCGGACATACACGATCTGGCCGCCTGGCTGAAACCCGGTGACCGGATCGTCATGGGGCAGGCTTGCGGCGAACCTTCCTCGCTGGTTGACGCGCTGATTGCGCAAGGCTCAGCGATTCCTGGCCTGTCTTTGTTCATCGCTACCAGCTTTTCGGGCGCCTTCACGCCCGACACCGCCAGCGCCTTTGCGCTTTCCAGCATGGGTGCGATTGGCCAGCTGCGCGGCATGGCAACGGGCGGGCATCTCCGGATCGTGCCCTGTCACGTCAGCCAGATCGGCCCGCTGATCGAAGCGGGCATCATCGGCTGCGACGTGGCAATGATCCAGGTCAGCCGGGCGGACGAGCATGGCAACCACAGCTGCGGCCTGATTGCCGATTACGTCCGCGCAGCCGTCGCGCGCGCGCGGGTGGTGATTGCCGAGGTCAACGCCGCCGTGCCCTTTACCTTTGGCGAGACGATCCACGCCTCGGAAATTGATGTGGCCGTCCATGTCGACCGCGCGCCGGTGGAAGTGCCCGCTGCTCCCGTCAGCGACACCGATGCCGCCATCGCCCGCCATTGCGCGGCGTTCATTGGCGACGGCGCGGTGATCCAGACCGGCGTTGGCGCAGTGCCGGACGCGATCCTGCGCCTGCTCAATGATCGGAAGGATCTCGGCGTTCATTCGGGGATGCTGGGCGATGGCCTTGCCGATCTGGTCGAGGCGGGCGTCATCACCAATGCCCGCAAGGAAATCGACGCGGGCGTCTCGATCAACGGCGCGCTGATCGGCACCCGGCGGCTGTTTGCCTTCTGCCACCGCAATCCGGCGATCCGGATGTGCGCCACCAGCTATACCCACGATGCCGCCGTGCTGGGGCAGCTGTCGCGCCTCGTTTCGATCAATTCCGCGATCGAGGTTGACCTCACCGGGCAGGTCAATGCCGAAGCCTCGGGCAGCACCTATCTGGGCGGCACGGGCGGGCAGGTCGATTTCGTGCGGGCCGCCGCGCGCTCGCCCGGCGGCCATGCGCTGATCGTGCTGGCCTCCACGGCCAAGGGCGGCGCTGTCAGCAAGATCGTGCCAGTCCTGTCCGGCCCGGTCACCACCGCGCGCAGCGAGGTGGATGTGATCGTGACCGAATATGGCGCGGCGCAATTGAAGGGCCGCTCGCTGGCCGAACGGGCGCAGGCGCTGGTCGCCATCGCTCATCCCGCTTTCCGTGAAACACTAGAGCGCGAGGCCCTTGCCATCGCGCGCCGGGGGTTCTGA